Part of the Paenibacillus aurantius genome, CACGTGGAGCACGTTCTTCTCCATTTCGCTGTAATCGATATCCGCTGCGGGCTTCCGGGCAATGAGGATAAAATCGAACCCGGAGGGGATCCGGTCCTTGTTCAAGCGGATGATTTCCTTCATCATCCGGCGAAGCCGGTTGCGGACGACGGCGTTGCCGAGCTTCTTGCTGACCGACACG contains:
- the rnpA gene encoding ribonuclease P protein component, with the protein product MHKENRLAKKEDFQKVYRYGKSMANRQFVLYYMARPQIEAFRLGVSVSKKLGNAVVRNRLRRMMKEIIRLNKDRIPSGFDFILIARKPAADIDYSEMEKNVLHVLKKATMLTAKSSSPKG